From one Triticum urartu cultivar G1812 chromosome 3, Tu2.1, whole genome shotgun sequence genomic stretch:
- the LOC125544238 gene encoding uncharacterized protein LOC125544238, with protein sequence MAITSLQLPSQIHGLTPARNGRTRTRSRATLLSCKHNQSTIVQVASRTSRRGTLAYISSAFFAMFLVAEHAEARTSRQENKRKVMEKLEKVREEALSSKEKKEDTSKESVANLLIPPTLVDAYI encoded by the exons ATGGCCATCACTTCTCTGCAGCTGCCCTCTCAGATCCACGGCCTTACTCCTGCTAGAAATGGGCGCACCCGCACAAGGTCACGGGCTACTCTGCTTAGCTGCAAACACAACCAG TCAACCATTGTCCAAGTAGCCAGCAGGACATCCCGCAGAGGTACCCTGGCATACATTTCGTCTGCCTTCTTTGCAATGTTCCTGGTGGCTGAACATGCTGAAGCTAGAACCTCCAGACAAGAGAACAAGAGGAAAGTAATGGAGAAGTTGGAGAAGGTCCGGGAGGAGGCCCTGAGCTCAAAGGAGAAGAAAGAGGACACGAGCAAGGAGTCTGTGGCGAACTTGTTGATCCCTCCTACTTTGGTCGATGCTTACATCTGA